In the genome of Deinococcus humi, the window AAATACGGCAGTGCGAGACTTCGTGAGCCCGAGGTTACGGCACGGCTCTCAGGAGACACCCGGACCCTGCTGGGCCAACTCGTGAACGACTGGAAAGCTGCCAACCGCTGACCGGGACAGCTCAGTCAGCGGTTGAAGCGAAAACTCCTCTCCCTGCTCCGCCGCCTCGCGGAGCAGGGAGAGGGAGTGGGGAGTGCGGAACTCCCATGACCTGCCGTTCGTCACTCCACCTCCACGGTTCCTTGCATAAAGGGGTGGGGCAAGCAATGGTAGGTGAAACGGCCCGTCTGGAGGAAGGTGACGGTCACCCGTCCATGGGGGGGCAAGGCATGCTGTTGCTCCTTTCCGTCCAGTGTCACGATGACATGATGCGCGACGCTGTCGTGGTTTTCCCAGGTGACGCTCCCGCCCGCGCGCAGGCGGACGGCTTCCGGAGCGAACTCGAAGTTCGAGATGGCGATCACGGCGGAGGCGGTGCCAATCTCACTGCTTGGGGAAGGCGCATGAGCATGATCGTGCGCGCTTTGCGGCGCGGGTGTGCCATCGGCCTTCAGTGCCGGGCTGCCTGCCACATCAAAGTGCATGCCGCCCGGGTACTGGCCCCCGGTGGTGTTGGCGTTGCTGTTGTGATCATGCTAGGGGAAAGTTCCGTCTCGTCCCCTGACCAGCACGTCGTAGCGCTCGCCCGGCAGGATGGGCAGTGTGTCGGCGAGGTAGGGGAGAGGCAGATCATGCCCGTCCTTGGCGATGACCAGGAAGCTGGTGCCGTGCAGATGCAGGCTGTGCGGAAGGGCGCCCATGTGGATGAAACGTACCAGATGCGTCTCGCCCGACGGGATCTTAAGCTCCGGGATAAGCGGATGCGCCCTGCCGTTCACGAGAAATGCGTCGTACTGGGGTGTGTAGGGCAGCTTCGCCCCGTCATGGCGACTGTCCCATTCATCGAGAATCAGGGTGTGTTCCTTTGACCAGATCGGTATTTGGTCGGGTTCCTCCACGATCAGCGCCCCGTACATGCCCATGTCGAGGTGAACGTTGGTCTGAAAGTGGCAGTGGTAAGCATGCGTACCTGCCTCGGTAGCGACGAACTCGTAGGTGAAGGTCCCGCCGGGCCGCACCTCGTGGCTGAGGTGGGGTACACCGTCCATTTCCTGTGCCAGAGAGGTGATGCCGTGCAGGTGCAGGACGTGGGGCTGATCATGTGTGTTGACCAGGGTGATCTGGACACGCTCACCGACCTTGACGCGGAGTTCGGGGCCGGGGACGCTGGCGGGCTGACCCGGAAAGCCAAAGGCCCACTGCTCGACCTGTACGCCGGGCACGATTTCAGTTTGGATGCGGTGAACTTCGAGC includes:
- a CDS encoding plastocyanin/azurin family copper-binding protein, with protein sequence MHFDVAGSPALKADGTPAPQSAHDHAHAPSPSSEIGTASAVIAISNFEFAPEAVRLRAGGSVTWENHDSVAHHVIVTLDGKEQQHALPPHGRVTVTFLQTGRFTYHCLPHPFMQGTVEVE
- a CDS encoding multicopper oxidase family protein, translated to MKRCPRIIPVVRACMLGTLVLGTAPARGETPGLSARTDIVRQFLTRPEGTVPLAQATRGTHEFTLEVHRIQTEIVPGVQVEQWAFGFPGQPASVPGPELRVKVGERVQITLVNTHDQPHVLHLHGITSLAQEMDGVPHLSHEVRPGGTFTYEFVATEAGTHAYHCHFQTNVHLDMGMYGALIVEEPDQIPIWSKEHTLILDEWDSRHDGAKLPYTPQYDAFLVNGRAHPLIPELKIPSGETHLVRFIHMGALPHSLHLHGTSFLVIAKDGHDLPLPYLADTLPILPGERYDVLVRGRDGTFP